Below is a window of Candidatus Finniella inopinata DNA.
TACGAATCGTTTCAATTGAAGAGCGGTCTGGTCACTCATAAACGACAGGTTCTCAGTTGATTATCACTAGGTAAGCGTTTATCACATAGTCAATTTATAGTCATTAGAAAAAAACATGCTGTCGCAAATTTTGGAGACCATCTCAAAGTTGGGGGTTACGCTGCCAAAGGTAGGGAGATCGCATTACTCTGGACCATTTTTGGGTACCATCTTTTGAAAGAATCACTGAGTTCATCATTTAGCGTTTGTGCTCGCACTTGAAGAAGGGCATGAGCTCCCTCTTTTGTCCATCGCATCTGCTGCTTTTTAGCCATTCTCCTGCTAACCATTTCATTAACCGTTGATTCCGCCACGGCTGATGAAACCGCTTCTCCATAACGATACCGTTCACCATAGTTGGGAATAAAGGTACTATTCGCTTCAATGTACTTATAAAATTCGTCAACGCTCTGGTAAAGCTTATATTTCTTATGTTTCTTAGCGTCTTTACCCTCAGCAAACACCTCAGTATCAAGTTCAAAATCTAAAGATTCTAAGATGTCTAAAGCTTTGAAAACGTTACCATGCCAAAGAAACCATTTTATCCTATCTAGCCTCTTTTCAAAGTTTGGCAAGTCTCCTCCCATGACACTTTTTGCCATTTGCTTAATAACGGTTATCCTCATAGTTATGTGAAACCAGTCTAAAATATGGTCAGATCGAGGGCTTAGAAAAAGAGGAAGATCACGAACAGTATCACCCCCATCTGTTATAAAGGTGATGTCCTGATTAAGTTGAAGACCTTGGTTATGCAACATGGCATAGAGTTTTCGCTTGGGTTTTGTTTCATAATCGGTGACGTATCCAAATCTTTTCGGTTTTTGTTTCTCCTGCATGCTCTTTCCAACAATAACCTCAAACCATCCAGCTTTGCGGTTATTGCCTTCTCGTGCATGGACGTAGCCACCGTCTAAGCTGATGGTGAGCGGAGTGCCTGGTCTAGGCAGCTGATCCCAATCTCGTTGACATCCTTCAATAAAGATAAGTTTTTCTTCTTCCAATTCTGCTTCTAAACGAGTGGATACCTTTTGGAGATTGGTAAAGATAGAAGCAGGGTGGGCTTCTAAGGGCAGAACCTCTTCTAAAAGTTTCGCACTCATTCCATAGGACATCAACGAAGCCCATTTAGCCTCCAAGTAACTCAACTCAGGAGATATGTGGGTTGTCAAGACAGAACACAAAGGGCTGAAGCTATAGTGAGGCTGGGATTGGGGTTGGCATTGACACGTTAAGACTCTGGGGCTCTTGAGGACAAGCCTACCAAAGAGAGTTCTATAAACTAAAGGATGATACCCTTTAATAGAACGGGCTGTGCCACAGCAAGAGCAAAAACGGTTTTGAGAAACGAAGTCTTTTATTTGATGGTATACCATCTTTTTCTGGATTTCTGCAGTTATTTTCTTCGCTTCCATTAAGATTAGCCCCAGCGTTTCTGCCGATAATTCTTGTCTTTCAAGGCAAATTATATCTTCTGTTATACTTTGATTGTCCCTATCAGTGACGAACTGGATTTTAATCTTCATCTTGAACCTCCTCCACGGTTAATTGATCTTTATGTTGGCTATCAAAATAACGCCGCAGCTGGGTATTAATTTTGTTACGGTTGAAGGGTTGATAAAGGACCAAATACCAATCTTTCAATTCCTTTGCGGTTTCTTGAAAAGAATCCCAATCTTCCTCTTCTTGGTATTGCTCTATGGCCTCCTTGAGTTCCTCTTCAATCGTCCAAAGAGAATAATGATCTTTCATTTTCATAAAAGACAAGGGGCCGCCGCAGTCTTCTGGAGGACAGACATACCGTCCTCCGATGCAAAGAGGGTATGTCTTTTTGGGATCGAAAGGCACAATCTTTTCAAGGCGAATCTCATGTTCCCAACCATCAGAAAAATCGTATTCGTAAACAAATTTTTCATTAATCCTAAACTGAAAATCAGCCAAATAAACCTTCTTTGGATTATCTGAAAAATTGATTCCTCCATCGTGATAAACGCCATAGTCTTTGCCCCAAATAATGAATCGGTTGAGATGGTAATCTCCCCACCCCATAGAAATTTGAATAGCATAATGAAGGTCAGAGAGGCTGCTGCTACCTTTCACCAGAAGACGTCGCCATATTAAGGGGCTGATTCCTTTCAGGTA
It encodes the following:
- a CDS encoding plasmid pRiA4b ORF-3 family protein, with translation MHRQEFPEIYQFRIYLKGISPLIWRRLLVKGSSSLSDLHYAIQISMGWGDYHLNRFIIWGKDYGVYHDGGINFSDNPKKVYLADFQFRINEKFVYEYDFSDGWEHEIRLEKIVPFDPKKTYPLCIGGRYVCPPEDCGGPLSFMKMKDHYSLWTIEEELKEAIEQYQEEEDWDSFQETAKELKDWYLVLYQPFNRNKINTQLRRYFDSQHKDQLTVEEVQDED
- a CDS encoding ISKra4 family transposase, whose product is MKIKIQFVTDRDNQSITEDIICLERQELSAETLGLILMEAKKITAEIQKKMVYHQIKDFVSQNRFCSCCGTARSIKGYHPLVYRTLFGRLVLKSPRVLTCQCQPQSQPHYSFSPLCSVLTTHISPELSYLEAKWASLMSYGMSAKLLEEVLPLEAHPASIFTNLQKVSTRLEAELEEEKLIFIEGCQRDWDQLPRPGTPLTISLDGGYVHAREGNNRKAGWFEVIVGKSMQEKQKPKRFGYVTDYETKPKRKLYAMLHNQGLQLNQDITFITDGGDTVRDLPLFLSPRSDHILDWFHITMRITVIKQMAKSVMGGDLPNFEKRLDRIKWFLWHGNVFKALDILESLDFELDTEVFAEGKDAKKHKKYKLYQSVDEFYKYIEANSTFIPNYGERYRYGEAVSSAVAESTVNEMVSRRMAKKQQMRWTKEGAHALLQVRAQTLNDELSDSFKRWYPKMVQSNAISLPLAA